The nucleotide sequence GCAACTATGCCCAAGCCGCCGCGTTAGCCTTATTACAAAACACTGAACTTGACGCTCGCAACATCTGCGAAAAAGCGCTCACCATAGCCGGTGATATTTGCGTGTTTACCAATCAGTTCAAAACGATTGAAGAAATTAACTATTAATCTTAGAGCGTTAGAGGTATTACCATGTCTGAAATGACTCCACGTGAGATAGTACACGAGTTAGATGCTCACATTATTGGTCAGCACAAGGCCAAACGCTCTGTTGCCATTGCCCTGCGTAATCGCTGGCGCCGCATGCAGTTAGACGCCAATCTGCGTCAAGAAGTCACCCCTAAAAATATTCTAATGATTGGCCCAACCGGTGTTGGTAAAACAGAAATTGCCCGCCGCTTAGCCAAACTTGCCAAAGCGCCATTTATTAAGGTTGAAGCCACTAAATTCACCGAAGTGGGTTATGTGGGTAAAGAAGTGGAACAAATTATCCGCGATCTTACCGATTCCGCAGTTAAGATGACCCGCGAACAACAAATGGTTAAGTGCCGCACGCGCGCTGAAGAAGCCGCCGAAGAGCGTATTCTTGATGCCTTATTGCCTAGACCAAAAGATGACTGGGACAATGACAGCAAGAGCGATACTCAGTCTCATACTCGCCAGATTTTCCGTAAGAAATTACGTGAAGGTGAGCTTAACGATAAAGAAATTGAACTGGATTTAGCTCAGCCACAAGCCGGTGTAAACATCATGTCGCCACCTGGCATGGAAGAAATGACTAACCAGTTACAAAGCCTGTTTCAGAACATGGGTAATGCGCCGACTAAACGCCGTAAGCTAAAAATCAAAGATGCCTTCAAGCAATTGATTGAAGAAGAAGCGGCTAAGTTGGTGAACCAAGAAGACTTAAAAGAGCAAGCGATTGAATTAGTTGAGCAGCACGGCATAGTCTTCTTAGATGAAATCGATAAGATTTGTAAGCGCGGTGAAAGCTCAGGCCCTGATGTGTCTCGTGAAGGCGTGCAGCGCGATTTACTGCCATTAGTGGAAGGCTGTACAGTAACCACTAAGCACGGCATGGTAAAGACTGACCATATTCTGTTTATTGCTTCTGGCGCATTCCAAATGGCTAAGCCATCGGATTTAATTCCAGAACTGCAAGGTCGTCTGCCAATTCGCGTTGAGCTTGATGCGTTAAGTGCTGAAGATTTTGAGCGTATTTTGACTGAGCCACATGCCTCACTCACCACTCAGTATATTGCGCTGATGGCCACCGAAGGCGTGCACATTGAATTTGCAGAGTCTGCCATTAAACGCATTGCGCGCGCAGCATGGCAAGTGAACGAGCGCACCGAGAATATTGGTGCTCGACGTCTGCATACTGTGATGGAAAAGCTGATTGAAGATATCTCTTATGATGCTTCTGAACAATCTGGCAGCCGCATAGTTATTGATGCTGAATATGTTGATGCTCATTTAGATGCGCTAGTAGAAGATGAAGATTTAAGCCGCTTCATCCTCTAATACTGCTCTGATGCGCCGCG is from Shewanella sp. SNU WT4 and encodes:
- the hslU gene encoding HslU--HslV peptidase ATPase subunit; translation: MSEMTPREIVHELDAHIIGQHKAKRSVAIALRNRWRRMQLDANLRQEVTPKNILMIGPTGVGKTEIARRLAKLAKAPFIKVEATKFTEVGYVGKEVEQIIRDLTDSAVKMTREQQMVKCRTRAEEAAEERILDALLPRPKDDWDNDSKSDTQSHTRQIFRKKLREGELNDKEIELDLAQPQAGVNIMSPPGMEEMTNQLQSLFQNMGNAPTKRRKLKIKDAFKQLIEEEAAKLVNQEDLKEQAIELVEQHGIVFLDEIDKICKRGESSGPDVSREGVQRDLLPLVEGCTVTTKHGMVKTDHILFIASGAFQMAKPSDLIPELQGRLPIRVELDALSAEDFERILTEPHASLTTQYIALMATEGVHIEFAESAIKRIARAAWQVNERTENIGARRLHTVMEKLIEDISYDASEQSGSRIVIDAEYVDAHLDALVEDEDLSRFIL